A stretch of Oreochromis aureus strain Israel breed Guangdong linkage group 11, ZZ_aureus, whole genome shotgun sequence DNA encodes these proteins:
- the arl4aa gene encoding ADP-ribosylation factor-like 4aa has product MGNGFSEQPSCLANIPFFQSFHIAILGLDSAGKTTVLYRLQFNEFVNTVPTKGFNAEKVRVPLGGQKTVTFHFWDVGGQEKLRPLWKSYTRCTDGIIFVVDSVDAERMEEAKTELHKIAKSSENQGVPLLVVANKQDLRHSLGLAEIEKLLALKELGPATPWHLQPACAIIGEGLRDGLDKLHEMILKRRKTLRQQRKKR; this is encoded by the coding sequence ATGGGGAATGGATTTTCGGAACAACCTAGCTGCCTCGCAAACATCCCGTTCTTCCAGTCTTTCCACATTGCCATTCTTGGACTAGACTCTGCTGGAAAGACCACTGTCTTGTATAGACTGCAATTCAATGAGTTTGTGAACACTGTTCCCACCAAAGGTTTCAATGCAGAGAAAGTCAGAGTACCACTGGGAGGCCAAAAGACTGTGACTTTCCACTTCTGGGACGTGGGTGGTCAGGAGAAGCTGCGCCCCCTGTGGAAGTCATACACGAGATGCACAGATGGCATCATATTCGTGGTGGACTCTGTGGATGCAGAGCGCATGGAGGAGGCCAAAACAGAGCTCCATAAAATCGCCAAGAGCTCTGAGAACCAGGGAGTTCCCCTGCTTGTGGTCGCCAACAAACAGGACTTGAGGCACTCTCTAGGATTGGCTGAAATTGAGAAACTGCTGGCTTTGAAAGAACTGGGCCCTGCCACACCCTGGCATCTGCAGCCAGCCTGTGCCATCATAGGAGAAGGACTCAGGGATGGCCTAGACAAACTCCATGAGATGATactgaaaaggagaaaaacgcttcggcagcaaagaaaaaagagataa